A window from Intestinimonas massiliensis (ex Afouda et al. 2020) encodes these proteins:
- a CDS encoding S-layer homology domain-containing protein translates to MKRSSRVLSALLCAVFLCSMLCGAQAQEAPRFEHWPEEVEFRDLTYDLSAADELLDQCIQAEQLAASPESAQAVVDCWLALEAAYDDWDTQCAICGVRYYQDFKAYEADYLASRSLSLQVYRACLMAVQALLASDYGTELAQAMGQELADSYRSAAVPTDRQIALSEEDNEQVADYWAALYGDYTYFYQGESWTLARLEDEADGLDAAAYLAIYSGLAQAKNQAAGATLLEMIPLRNQMAAACGYDTFPEYAYAETYGRDYTVADAQALHRLVKDYIVPVETAYLSYRYYDLDQTGLDRYAHADQEAKLDAVEPCMDQVSGELGELFRYMRKSHLCDIEASDTKLDVGFTVNLPSYHSAFLFDQPQGTYYDLKTVIHEFGHFSAFCLAPSDDFPVDVAEIHSQGLEMLFLPYAGELFGADGGTFACAQLSDLISAVVEGCLYDEFQIYLYSHPSLTLSEINQAFLELAQEYGYSPYPGLEYQWVDVSHTFESPLYYLSYATSALSALDLFLRSQEDYDAAVDTYLDLIAGSDGSGYRATVQAAGLSDVFQEESVAALAGALNEYLYTALYGLQDLAGHWALPEIGPLVSAGIMEGSGGAFQPDAPMSRAMLVTTLYRLAGEPKPTVKQPVFPDVPVWTWYSDAAAWAYESGLAEGTGRGFDPNGPLTRESMAVLLCRFSALLELDASGGSLSGFPDADSVSPWAANAVGWAVKAGVIRGADGRLNPSGGASRAEAAAMLYRFLTLEG, encoded by the coding sequence ATGAAGCGGAGCAGCCGGGTTCTTTCCGCCCTATTATGCGCAGTCTTTTTGTGTTCCATGCTCTGCGGGGCCCAGGCACAGGAAGCCCCGCGTTTTGAGCACTGGCCCGAAGAAGTGGAATTCCGGGACCTCACCTACGACCTGTCGGCCGCCGACGAGCTGCTTGACCAGTGTATCCAGGCTGAGCAGCTCGCCGCGTCGCCGGAGAGCGCTCAGGCCGTGGTGGACTGCTGGCTGGCCCTGGAAGCTGCCTATGACGACTGGGATACCCAGTGCGCCATCTGCGGCGTTCGCTACTATCAGGATTTCAAAGCCTACGAGGCGGACTATCTGGCCTCCCGCTCCCTCTCTCTACAGGTCTACCGCGCCTGTCTCATGGCCGTTCAGGCCTTGCTGGCCTCCGACTACGGTACTGAGCTGGCCCAGGCCATGGGCCAGGAACTGGCCGACTCCTATCGCAGCGCGGCGGTCCCCACCGACCGTCAGATCGCCCTCAGCGAGGAGGACAACGAGCAGGTCGCCGATTACTGGGCGGCCCTGTACGGCGACTACACCTATTTCTATCAGGGGGAGTCGTGGACCCTCGCCCGCCTGGAGGATGAGGCCGACGGGCTGGACGCCGCCGCCTACCTGGCCATCTACAGCGGGCTGGCTCAGGCCAAGAATCAGGCCGCAGGGGCCACCCTGCTGGAGATGATCCCCCTGCGCAATCAGATGGCCGCCGCCTGCGGCTACGACACCTTCCCCGAATACGCATATGCCGAGACCTACGGCCGGGACTACACCGTGGCGGACGCTCAGGCCCTGCACCGGCTGGTGAAGGACTATATCGTCCCGGTGGAGACCGCCTACCTCTCCTACCGTTACTATGATCTGGACCAGACCGGCCTGGACCGGTATGCCCACGCGGACCAGGAGGCCAAGCTGGACGCGGTGGAGCCCTGTATGGACCAGGTGTCCGGCGAACTGGGCGAACTGTTCCGCTACATGCGGAAGAGCCACCTGTGCGACATCGAGGCCAGCGACACCAAGCTGGACGTGGGCTTCACCGTAAATTTGCCCTCTTACCACTCGGCTTTCCTGTTCGACCAGCCTCAGGGCACCTATTATGATCTGAAAACCGTCATCCACGAGTTTGGCCACTTTTCCGCCTTCTGTCTGGCCCCCTCCGACGATTTCCCGGTGGATGTGGCCGAGATCCACTCCCAGGGGCTGGAGATGCTCTTCCTGCCCTACGCAGGGGAGCTATTCGGCGCGGACGGCGGGACCTTTGCCTGCGCCCAGCTCTCCGACCTCATCAGCGCCGTGGTGGAGGGCTGTCTCTACGACGAGTTCCAGATCTATCTCTACAGCCACCCGAGTCTGACGCTGAGCGAGATCAACCAGGCCTTCCTGGAACTGGCCCAGGAATACGGCTACTCCCCCTATCCCGGGTTGGAGTATCAGTGGGTCGATGTGAGCCACACCTTTGAATCCCCCCTGTACTACCTGAGCTACGCCACCTCCGCCCTGTCGGCGCTGGACCTCTTTCTCCGCTCCCAAGAGGACTATGACGCCGCTGTGGATACCTATCTGGACCTAATTGCCGGCTCCGACGGCAGCGGCTACCGCGCCACCGTCCAGGCCGCCGGGCTGTCCGATGTGTTCCAGGAGGAGAGCGTCGCGGCCCTGGCCGGCGCGCTGAACGAGTACCTCTACACCGCGCTCTACGGTCTCCAGGATCTGGCGGGCCACTGGGCCCTGCCTGAGATCGGTCCGCTGGTCAGCGCCGGTATCATGGAGGGCAGCGGCGGGGCCTTCCAGCCGGATGCTCCCATGAGCCGCGCCATGCTGGTGACCACCCTCTACCGCCTGGCGGGCGAGCCCAAGCCCACGGTGAAGCAGCCGGTCTTTCCCGACGTGCCCGTCTGGACCTGGTACTCCGACGCCGCAGCCTGGGCCTATGAATCCGGTCTGGCCGAGGGGACCGGCCGCGGCTTTGACCCCAACGGCCCCCTCACCCGGGAAAGCATGGCCGTGCTGCTCTGCCGCTTCTCCGCCCTGTTGGAGCTGGACGCCTCCGGCGGGAGTCTGTCCGGCTTTCCGGACGCCGATTCAGTCTCGCCCTGGGCCGCCAACGCAGTGGGCTGGGCGGTAAAGGCCGGGGTCATCCGGGGCGCGGATGGCCGTCTGAACCCCTCCGGCGGAGCCAGCCGGGCCGAAGCAGCCGCCATGCTCTACCGCTTCCTTACGCTGGAAGGGTAG
- the metA gene encoding homoserine O-acetyltransferase MetA, with product MPIKIPDSLPARSVLEGENIFVMTEHRALHQDIRPLNVLILNLMPTKIVTETQILRKLSNTPLQIQVELLQTSSYRSRNTDSEHLASFYTTFDQVKDRKFDGMIITGAPVENLDFDQVEYWEELCQIMAWTPTHVHSTLHICWGAQAGLYFHYGVEKRSLPEKLFGVFDHRVLKPSSPLFRGFDDVFQAPHSRYTEVWESDIRRTPGLELLSVSGDAGVFAVKSLDSRQFFITGHPEYDPDTLAREYFRDRDQGIPIRVPQNYFPGDDPSRPPIVRWRSAGQLLYTNWLNYYVYQTTPYDIKEI from the coding sequence ATGCCCATCAAGATTCCCGATTCCCTGCCGGCCCGTTCGGTGCTGGAGGGAGAAAACATCTTCGTCATGACCGAGCACCGGGCCCTGCACCAGGACATCCGTCCTCTGAACGTTCTGATCCTCAACCTGATGCCCACCAAGATTGTCACCGAGACCCAGATCCTGCGCAAGCTGTCCAACACCCCCCTCCAGATCCAGGTGGAGCTGCTCCAGACCTCCAGCTACCGCTCCCGAAACACCGACAGCGAGCATCTGGCCTCCTTTTATACCACCTTCGATCAGGTAAAGGACCGCAAATTTGACGGCATGATCATCACCGGTGCGCCGGTGGAAAATCTGGACTTCGATCAGGTGGAATACTGGGAGGAGCTGTGCCAGATCATGGCCTGGACCCCCACCCACGTCCACTCCACGCTGCACATCTGCTGGGGCGCTCAGGCCGGACTCTACTTCCACTACGGCGTGGAGAAGCGCTCCCTGCCGGAAAAGCTCTTCGGCGTCTTTGACCACCGTGTCCTCAAGCCCAGCTCCCCTCTGTTCCGGGGCTTTGACGACGTATTCCAGGCCCCCCACTCCCGGTACACCGAGGTGTGGGAGAGCGACATCCGCCGCACGCCGGGGCTGGAGCTGCTGTCGGTGTCGGGAGACGCCGGCGTGTTCGCCGTCAAGAGCCTGGACTCCCGCCAGTTCTTCATCACCGGGCACCCGGAGTACGACCCGGACACCCTGGCCCGGGAGTATTTCCGGGACCGGGATCAGGGCATCCCCATCCGCGTGCCCCAGAACTATTTCCCCGGCGACGACCCCAGCCGCCCGCCCATCGTCCGCTGGCGCAGCGCCGGGCAGCTTCTGTATACCAATTGGCTGAATTATTACGTGTATCAGACCACACCCTATGACATCAAGGAGATTTGA
- a CDS encoding HD domain-containing protein: MRVTYEDVKRSEEIRTYITQADASLIALGYTEHSFAHVTRCAEVAGDLLAELGYDEHQIELCKIAAYMHDIGNVVNRHDHNVSGATMAFRILDNMGMEPEDVAAVITAIGHHDDATAFPVNAIAAALILADKTDVRRSRVRNRETINFDIHDRVNYAVERSEVSLDRDSKTFTLSLSINTEVCAVMDYFEIFLQRMLLCRKAAGFFGLTFKLDINGLTLL; the protein is encoded by the coding sequence ATGCGCGTGACCTATGAGGACGTAAAGCGCTCAGAGGAGATCCGGACCTATATCACCCAGGCGGACGCCTCTCTCATCGCCCTGGGCTACACCGAGCACAGTTTCGCCCATGTGACCCGCTGTGCCGAGGTGGCGGGGGACCTGCTGGCGGAGCTGGGCTACGACGAGCACCAGATCGAGCTGTGCAAGATCGCCGCCTATATGCACGACATCGGCAACGTGGTCAACCGGCACGACCACAACGTCAGCGGAGCCACCATGGCCTTCCGCATCCTGGACAACATGGGCATGGAGCCGGAGGATGTGGCGGCGGTCATCACCGCCATCGGCCATCACGACGACGCCACCGCCTTCCCGGTCAACGCCATCGCCGCCGCCCTCATCCTGGCGGACAAGACCGACGTGCGCCGCAGCCGGGTCCGCAACCGGGAGACCATCAATTTCGACATCCACGACCGGGTGAACTACGCCGTGGAGCGCTCCGAGGTCTCGCTGGACCGGGACTCCAAGACCTTTACCCTCTCCCTGTCCATCAACACGGAGGTCTGCGCCGTGATGGATTATTTTGAGATCTTCCTCCAGCGCATGCTCCTGTGCCGCAAGGCCGCCGGTTTTTTCGGCCTGACCTTCAAGCTCGATATCAATGGCTTGACTTTGCTGTGA
- a CDS encoding MATE family efflux transporter, with protein sequence MQNSITEGPIAKPLLSFFFPILLGTFFQQLYNTVDAIIVGNFVGKEALAAVGGATAVLINFLVNLFVGLSSGATVVIAQRYGARDPEGLSRTVHTAIALALAAGVGITVLGVSASGPALRLMGTPADVLPHATVYLRVYFAGSIASFLYNMGSSILRAVGDTKRPLYFLIAACLTNIVLDLLFVVVLDLGVLGVGLATVLSQVVSAALVLFVLLQPACVYTLVPKEVRFYPGTLKNILRIGVPAGIQSDMYAVSNILLQSCINAFGTDTVAAYTAFGKVDGFYWMISGAFGVAITTFVSQNFGAQKYDRLRRSVRVCLGLTFGVTAFVSLVFFAAAPWLLRMFSGDTTVISLGVGMLRFICPFYCTFVCIEIFSGTVRGTGDSLPPMLLTCGGVCVLRVLWVFLILPHYPSMDTVLVSYPVSWVVTSLLYILYYLQGGWLRRRIRVYGYVPEECGRKPAKV encoded by the coding sequence ATGCAGAATTCCATCACGGAGGGTCCCATCGCAAAGCCCCTCCTGTCCTTTTTCTTCCCCATCCTGCTGGGCACCTTCTTCCAGCAGCTCTACAACACGGTGGACGCCATCATCGTGGGCAACTTCGTGGGCAAGGAGGCTCTGGCCGCCGTGGGTGGCGCCACGGCGGTGCTCATCAACTTTCTGGTGAACCTCTTCGTGGGGCTCTCCTCGGGGGCCACGGTGGTCATCGCCCAGCGGTACGGCGCCCGGGACCCGGAGGGCCTCAGCCGCACCGTCCACACGGCCATCGCCCTGGCCCTGGCCGCCGGCGTGGGCATCACCGTGCTGGGGGTCTCCGCCTCCGGGCCCGCCCTGCGGCTGATGGGCACGCCGGCCGATGTGCTGCCCCACGCCACCGTCTACCTGCGGGTCTACTTCGCCGGAAGCATCGCCTCCTTCCTCTACAACATGGGCTCCAGCATCCTGCGGGCCGTGGGCGACACCAAGCGCCCCCTCTATTTTCTGATCGCCGCCTGTCTGACCAACATCGTGCTGGACCTGCTCTTCGTGGTGGTGCTGGACCTGGGGGTGCTGGGCGTGGGACTGGCCACGGTGCTGTCCCAGGTGGTCAGCGCGGCGCTGGTGCTTTTCGTGCTGCTCCAGCCCGCCTGTGTCTATACCCTGGTCCCCAAAGAGGTCCGCTTCTATCCCGGCACCCTGAAAAACATCCTGCGCATCGGCGTCCCTGCGGGCATCCAGTCGGATATGTACGCCGTGTCCAACATCCTGCTTCAGTCCTGTATCAACGCCTTCGGCACCGATACCGTGGCCGCCTACACCGCCTTCGGCAAGGTGGACGGCTTTTACTGGATGATCAGCGGCGCCTTCGGCGTGGCCATCACCACCTTCGTCAGTCAGAATTTCGGAGCCCAGAAGTACGACCGGCTGCGCAGGAGCGTCCGGGTCTGCCTGGGGCTCACCTTCGGCGTCACCGCCTTCGTCAGTTTGGTGTTTTTTGCCGCAGCCCCCTGGCTGCTGCGCATGTTCTCCGGCGACACCACCGTTATCTCCCTGGGCGTGGGGATGCTCCGCTTCATCTGCCCCTTCTACTGTACCTTCGTCTGTATCGAGATCTTTTCCGGCACCGTCCGGGGCACCGGCGACTCCCTGCCCCCCATGCTGCTCACCTGCGGCGGAGTCTGCGTGCTGCGGGTGCTGTGGGTCTTCCTGATCCTGCCCCACTACCCCTCCATGGATACCGTGCTGGTGAGCTATCCCGTCAGTTGGGTGGTCACCTCCCTGCTCTACATCCTCTACTACCTCCAGGGCGGCTGGCTGCGCCGCCGCATCCGGGTCTACGGCTATGTCCCCGAGGAATGCGGGCGCAAACCGGCAAAGGTCTGA
- a CDS encoding BlaI/MecI/CopY family transcriptional regulator — translation MKRLPDTELEVMKALWASERAPVPRSSLEEALRDRGWATNTFNTYLSRLAEKGFVSCEKRGKTNYYTPQVRQADYLAFESGTVLNKVFGSSLKSFVASLARGGALRDGELDELQQYLEELKRGDRP, via the coding sequence ATGAAACGGCTGCCCGACACCGAGCTGGAGGTCATGAAGGCCCTGTGGGCCTCGGAGCGCGCCCCGGTCCCCCGCTCGTCGCTGGAGGAAGCTCTGCGGGACCGGGGCTGGGCCACCAATACCTTCAACACCTATCTGTCCCGTCTAGCGGAGAAGGGCTTTGTCTCCTGCGAGAAGCGGGGCAAGACCAACTACTACACCCCCCAGGTCCGTCAGGCGGACTATCTGGCCTTTGAGAGCGGCACGGTGCTCAACAAGGTCTTTGGCAGCTCCCTAAAGAGCTTCGTGGCCTCGCTGGCCCGGGGCGGCGCGCTGCGCGATGGGGAGCTGGATGAGCTTCAGCAGTACCTGGAGGAGCTGAAGCGAGGGGACCGGCCTTGA
- a CDS encoding M56 family metallopeptidase produces the protein MTDLLMTLAEISLTMSAVILLLLALGPLLARRYAARWRYWAWLVVAVRLLVPVNLSLPRAPVQLEAPADRIVYTYPPPAAPSAAPVGPEFSAESPSPLPSVPPETSAGAVRSLTLGSVAAWVWLAGAAALTVWYGAGYLRFLRYVRRWSSPAVRPAARETLSALQTELDVRRPVRLLVCPGLSGPMMAGLLRPVILLPHEEEDSEALWFILRHELTHCRRRDIAYKTLLLCAKVVHWCNPLVWLMVRAAEGDLERACDDRVVAGLGPEARARYGQIILAALGSGRASRP, from the coding sequence ATGACGGACTTGCTCATGACCCTGGCCGAGATCTCTCTCACCATGTCGGCGGTCATCCTTCTGCTGCTGGCCCTTGGCCCGCTGCTGGCCAGGCGCTACGCCGCCCGGTGGCGGTACTGGGCCTGGCTGGTGGTGGCGGTGCGGCTGCTGGTCCCGGTCAACCTCTCCCTGCCCCGGGCCCCCGTGCAGTTGGAGGCCCCGGCGGACCGGATAGTCTATACCTACCCCCCGCCGGCAGCGCCCTCCGCCGCCCCGGTCGGGCCGGAGTTTTCCGCCGAATCGCCCTCCCCGCTCCCCTCCGTCCCGCCGGAGACCTCCGCCGGCGCGGTGCGCAGCCTCACTCTGGGCAGCGTCGCCGCCTGGGTCTGGCTGGCGGGCGCCGCGGCGCTGACCGTCTGGTACGGGGCGGGCTATCTCCGCTTCCTCCGCTACGTCCGCCGCTGGTCCTCGCCCGCCGTCCGACCCGCCGCGCGGGAGACGCTCTCCGCCCTGCAAACGGAGCTGGACGTCCGGCGGCCGGTCCGTCTGCTGGTCTGTCCCGGCCTCTCCGGCCCCATGATGGCCGGCCTCCTCCGGCCGGTGATCCTGCTGCCCCATGAGGAGGAGGACAGCGAGGCCCTCTGGTTCATTCTTCGGCATGAGCTCACCCACTGCCGCCGCCGGGACATCGCCTACAAGACCCTGCTGCTGTGCGCCAAGGTGGTCCACTGGTGCAATCCGCTGGTGTGGCTCATGGTCCGCGCCGCGGAGGGGGATCTGGAGCGCGCCTGCGACGACCGCGTGGTGGCCGGGCTAGGCCCGGAGGCCCGGGCCCGGTACGGACAGATCATCCTGGCGGCGCTGGGCTCCGGCCGGGCGTCCCGCCCATAA
- a CDS encoding PstS family phosphate ABC transporter substrate-binding protein: protein MKKLTPVLLVLALLCACAPQGGRSSSGPAATPTPTPGETFVFTRENFPRLDGSTATVPLGEAIASVLLGESRENVADLIHFSKTTGAYNALMAGEADLLVVAEAGEATYAQRDEQGLEWSQEPIATEALVFMVNADNPVDSLTVEEIQKIYTGEITNWSQVGGEDREIVPFQRNKGGGSQAIMEKEVMGDLEMMQPANTEYFIGTMEGLIEAVRSFDGSPAAIGYTVYYYAEDMNMADGLKLLKVDGVEPNDDTIRSGAYPFRTFYYAVMNAGEPEDGPTAILYRWLLSPEGQKLVDHEGYVAVLAPEE from the coding sequence ATGAAGAAACTGACACCTGTTTTGCTCGTGCTGGCGCTGCTGTGCGCCTGCGCGCCCCAGGGCGGCCGGAGCTCGTCCGGCCCTGCCGCGACGCCCACCCCCACGCCGGGCGAGACCTTTGTGTTTACCCGGGAGAATTTTCCGCGGCTGGACGGCTCCACCGCCACGGTGCCCTTAGGCGAGGCCATCGCCTCGGTGCTGCTGGGGGAGAGCCGGGAGAACGTGGCCGACCTCATCCATTTCTCCAAAACGACGGGGGCCTATAATGCCCTGATGGCCGGTGAGGCCGACCTTCTGGTGGTGGCCGAGGCCGGTGAGGCCACCTATGCCCAGCGGGACGAGCAGGGGCTGGAGTGGTCCCAGGAGCCCATCGCCACCGAGGCGCTGGTCTTTATGGTCAACGCCGACAATCCGGTGGACAGCCTCACCGTGGAGGAGATCCAGAAGATCTACACCGGAGAGATCACCAACTGGAGTCAGGTGGGTGGGGAGGACCGGGAGATCGTCCCCTTCCAGCGCAATAAGGGCGGCGGCAGCCAGGCCATCATGGAAAAAGAGGTCATGGGGGATCTGGAGATGATGCAGCCCGCCAATACCGAGTATTTCATCGGCACCATGGAGGGACTCATCGAGGCGGTCCGCTCCTTTGACGGCTCTCCCGCCGCCATCGGCTATACCGTCTACTACTACGCCGAGGACATGAACATGGCCGACGGACTGAAGCTGCTGAAGGTGGACGGGGTGGAGCCCAACGACGATACCATCCGGTCCGGGGCTTATCCCTTCCGCACCTTTTACTACGCCGTGATGAACGCCGGCGAGCCGGAGGACGGCCCCACCGCCATCCTCTATCGGTGGCTTCTGAGCCCGGAGGGCCAGAAGCTGGTGGACCACGAGGGCTATGTCGCAGTGTTGGCCCCGGAGGAATAA
- the spoVAC gene encoding stage V sporulation protein AC, with amino-acid sequence MDMTNKEYGQYVNAKSKPSPLGRDMLWAFVVGGLICTVGQALLNLYQNAGMGRDDAGSAVSMTLIFAAALLTGLGLFDKLAKRAGAGTLVPITGFANAMVSPALEFKSEGMVTGTGAKLFTVAGPVLVFGISASILYGLILLLFFRG; translated from the coding sequence ATGGATATGACCAACAAGGAATACGGCCAGTATGTCAATGCAAAATCCAAGCCCTCGCCGCTGGGCCGGGATATGCTGTGGGCCTTTGTGGTGGGCGGCTTGATCTGCACCGTCGGACAGGCGCTGCTCAACCTCTATCAGAACGCCGGCATGGGCCGGGACGACGCGGGAAGCGCCGTATCCATGACCCTGATCTTCGCCGCCGCCCTGCTCACCGGGCTGGGGCTGTTCGACAAGCTGGCCAAGCGGGCAGGCGCCGGCACGCTGGTGCCCATCACCGGCTTTGCCAACGCCATGGTCTCGCCCGCCCTGGAGTTCAAAAGCGAGGGTATGGTCACTGGCACCGGAGCCAAGCTGTTCACGGTGGCAGGGCCGGTGCTGGTCTTTGGCATCAGCGCCTCTATCCTCTACGGGCTGATCCTGCTGCTGTTTTTCCGGGGCTGA
- a CDS encoding DUF6530 family protein, with product MHIPTTLKHKPVITVEDYEHIDGRTAYQSDAKGLSLGLAQWNDRGKVDISAKVWRYTGEKWSRQSEELPLHRVLDLAILTCRAQLYLREDAYQYPKGYDPEHPLIDRVGLQGDAMSVTVCTENDHIDEDLALFRDALARDGELLGERLAVLGRLVKELGY from the coding sequence ATGCACATCCCAACCACGCTCAAGCACAAGCCGGTCATCACCGTCGAGGACTATGAGCACATTGACGGCCGAACCGCCTATCAAAGCGACGCGAAGGGCCTCTCCCTCGGTTTGGCCCAGTGGAACGATCGGGGCAAGGTGGACATCTCCGCCAAGGTCTGGCGCTACACCGGGGAAAAATGGTCCCGCCAGTCGGAGGAGCTGCCCCTCCACCGGGTGCTGGACCTGGCCATCCTCACCTGCCGGGCCCAGCTTTACTTGCGGGAGGACGCCTATCAGTACCCCAAGGGCTACGACCCGGAGCACCCCCTCATCGACCGGGTGGGGCTTCAGGGCGACGCCATGTCGGTGACGGTCTGTACCGAGAACGACCACATCGACGAGGATCTGGCCCTCTTCCGGGACGCGCTGGCCCGGGATGGAGAGCTGCTGGGGGAACGCCTGGCGGTGCTGGGTCGGCTGGTGAAGGAGCTGGGGTACTGA
- a CDS encoding GIY-YIG nuclease family protein, translating into MARTEPQRQLLAAYKQRPIVGGVCAIRCPAAGRTLLLAAPNPEGQRNRFAFSVSTGACVHAALARDWRVFGPDSFTFEVLETLERGPGQTDAAFRADLETLRDIWRDKLTAEGAALYH; encoded by the coding sequence ATGGCCAGAACGGAACCGCAGCGGCAGCTTCTGGCCGCTTATAAACAGCGCCCCATTGTCGGAGGCGTGTGCGCCATCCGGTGCCCCGCCGCGGGACGAACCCTCCTGCTGGCCGCCCCCAACCCGGAGGGGCAGCGCAACCGCTTCGCCTTCTCCGTCTCCACCGGCGCCTGTGTCCACGCCGCGCTGGCCCGGGATTGGCGCGTCTTTGGACCGGATTCCTTCACCTTCGAGGTGCTGGAGACGCTGGAGCGCGGCCCCGGCCAGACCGACGCGGCCTTTCGCGCCGACCTGGAGACCCTTCGGGACATCTGGCGGGACAAGCTGACGGCGGAGGGCGCGGCCCTGTATCACTAA
- a CDS encoding RluA family pseudouridine synthase, translating into MAEKRTGRRLTWIVTPQRDGQKVDTVLRRELGLSGTVVRRVKWLPDGILLDGQRVYTSQRVRIGQELSVLVGEAALRSGLTPVPGPLDIVYEDEDLLVVNKAPGVPSHTGPGHYNDTLGNFLMNYYQKQGVFADYHPVHRLDKGTSGLMVVAKHPHAQERLKEQLHTGAFRRIYLAVCEGRPEPEAGVVDAPIGRVEGSLLAREVRADGQPARTRYRVLRTGAGRALLRLELETGRTHQIRVHMAHLGHPLTGDFLYGTEDTALIRRPALHSAELELVQPLTGVLIRLRVPLPEDMEQLLH; encoded by the coding sequence GTGGCAGAGAAGCGGACCGGGCGGCGGCTGACCTGGATCGTCACGCCCCAGCGGGACGGCCAGAAGGTGGACACCGTGCTGCGCAGGGAGCTGGGGTTGTCCGGCACGGTGGTCCGGCGGGTCAAGTGGCTGCCTGACGGCATCCTGCTGGACGGTCAGCGGGTCTATACCAGCCAGCGGGTACGGATAGGACAAGAGCTCTCCGTCCTGGTGGGGGAGGCGGCCCTGCGCAGCGGCCTGACTCCGGTTCCTGGCCCTCTTGACATCGTCTACGAGGATGAGGACCTGCTGGTAGTCAATAAGGCACCCGGCGTGCCCAGCCACACCGGACCGGGCCACTATAACGATACGCTGGGTAATTTTTTGATGAATTATTACCAGAAACAAGGCGTTTTTGCCGACTACCACCCGGTCCACCGGCTGGACAAGGGGACCTCGGGGCTGATGGTGGTAGCCAAGCACCCCCACGCCCAGGAGCGGCTGAAGGAGCAGCTCCACACCGGGGCCTTTCGGCGCATCTATCTGGCGGTGTGCGAGGGCAGGCCGGAACCGGAGGCCGGCGTGGTGGACGCCCCCATCGGCCGGGTGGAGGGCTCCCTGCTGGCCCGGGAGGTCCGGGCGGACGGCCAGCCGGCCCGGACCCGTTACCGGGTGCTGCGGACAGGGGCGGGCCGGGCCCTGCTGCGGCTGGAGCTGGAGACGGGACGTACTCACCAGATCCGGGTCCACATGGCCCATCTAGGACACCCCCTTACCGGAGATTTCCTCTACGGGACCGAGGATACGGCGCTGATCCGCCGGCCCGCCCTCCACTCGGCGGAGCTGGAGCTGGTGCAGCCTCTGACCGGGGTGCTCATCCGGCTCCGCGTCCCTCTGCCGGAAGATATGGAGCAGCTTTTGCATTAA